In the genome of Falsirhodobacter halotolerans, the window GTCGTCGTCGATGAACTCGACCAGCGTCTTGCGAAGCTCGTCCATGTCCACCGCGCAGGCCTTCATCACCCGCGCCGCGTCCGGTTCGTCCAGAAGGGCCAGAAGGAGGTGTTCAAGTGTGGCGAGTTCATGGCGGCGGGCGTTCGCCAGCGCCAATGCGCCGTGAATGGCTTGCTCAAGGGTGTTGGAAAAAGATGGCACGGTGTGGTGCTCCTGTCCTTGGGAGGCGCCCGGCGGGACCGTGCGACTCTGGCCTCTTGCCCTTAAAGATCGGTGATTTCCGCCGCGCTTCAAGTGGGAATGCAAAACCGTGCGACATTCGGACGGTTTTGCAGTGAAAAGTGATCGCCCGGCCCGGTCCGGGCATGAAATGCGGGCGGATCAGAAACTGTCCTTGCGGCGTCGCACTTCGGCGAACACCGCGGCATCGTCGTCATCGACCATGCCGAGCGCGGCCTTGACCACCGGAAGGTTCGCACGAAGGAACGGGTTGGTCGCCAGCTCCTCGGACAGGGTGGACGGGACGGTGGGGGTGTTGTCGTCCCGGGCCGCCTCGACCGCCGCGATACGCGAGATAAGCATCTCGTTCTCCGGTTCAAGGGTTAGGGCGAAGCGCAGGTTCGACAGGGTGTATTCGTGCCCCGAACAGATCCGCGTCTCGGGCGGCAGGGCCGACAGCTTGGTCAGGCTGTCCCACATCTGCTCGGGCGTCCCCTCGAACAGCCGCCCGCAGCCCCCCGCCATCAGGCTGTCGCCGGTGAAGGCCAGTTCCGGTTCGGGCAGGTGAAAGGCGATGTGGCCGACGGTGTGCCCCGGCACGTCGATGACGCGGACCGGCGTGCCCAGAAGGTCCAGCACGTCGCCCTCCGTCACCTCGATGTCGAGTTCGGGCAGGCGGGCCACGTCGGCCTTGGCGCCGACGACCTTCGCGCCGGTCGCCGCCCGCAGCTTGGCCACGCCGTCGATGTGATCGCCGTGGTGGTGGGTCAGCAGGATATGCGTCAGCGGCCATTCGCGCGACGCAAGGACCACGAGGATCGGATTCGCTTCCGGCACATCGACGGCGATCGTTTCGCGCGTGTCGGTGTTGTGGACCAGGAAGGCGTAGTTGTCCTTCAGGCAGGGAATGGTCATCAGTTCGAGGGGCATGGCGTTTCTTTCAGGGGGACCGTAACGTTGAACGAACGATACGGCATTTCCGATCCCTGTCTTTCTGCATTTGGTGTCCATGTATCTTGATGTTCTGGATCTTCGCAATTTCTACTATCGCACGCAGTTGGGGCGGGTGGCGCAGCGCGGCATCCGCGACCGGGTCATGGGTCTCTGGCCCGAGGCGAAGGGGCAGACCGTGGTGGGCTTCGGATTCGCGGTCCCGCTTCTGCGCCCCTATCTGGGGACGGCGCGGCGGGTGATCGGTCTGATGCCGGGCGCGCAGGGCGTGATGCCCTGGCCCGCGGGAATGGAAAACGTGTCGGTCCTGACCGAAGAGACGTCCTGGCCGATCGAAACGGGCATGGTGGACAAGCTGGTGCTGCTGCATGGGCTGGAGCCGTCGGACCATCAGGCCGACCTCTTGGAGGAGTGCTGGCGGGTGCTGGGGCCAGGGGGACGGGCGCTGTTCATCGTGCCGGCGCGGTCGGGGTTGTGGGCGCGCACCGAACGGACGCCCTTCGGATTCGGCCGCCCCTATTCCGCCAATCAACTTGAGGCGCAGTTGCGACGGCATTCCTTCGTGCCCGAAGGGGCGTATTCGGCCCTGTTCGCGCCGCCGTCGCACAAGCGGTTCTGGCTGCGCACGGCGGGCGTGTGGGAGCGCGCGGGGCGTCGTCTGGCCCCGTGGCTTGCGGGGGGCGTGGTGATGGTGGAGGTGTCCAAGCAGGTCTATGCCCCGCGCAAGCCGGGGCTGAAGGCCGCCGTGGCCCGCCCCTTGCGCGCACTGGAAGGTGTGGCCCAGCCACCCGCCCTGCCCAGCCCGCGCGGATAGGGACCGCGGGCCGGGATCTGTCGGGGGTGCGGCAAAAAGGCCGTGGGAAACCCGCCACAGGCTACGGCTTCACAGTTGCGGCATGTCGCAGGCTCTGATAAACGAACGCCGAATTGCGAATGTGCCGGATGGGCGCATTTGTGCGCATTGATGGCGGCCCACCTCTTGCCGCCGGACCAAGTCTTGAAAGGGTCGACGTGTCTGAACCAGCCTCGATTTCCTCTGGCATCGCGACACGCTACGCGACGGCCGTGTTCGAACTGGCGAAAGACGCCGCCGCCATCCCGTCGCTGGAATCCGATCTGGATGCGCTGGACGCCGCCCTGGAGGGCAGCGCCGATCTGCGCGACTTCATCGCCTCGCCCCTGCGGACGCGGGCCGAGCAGGAGGCGGGCATCACGGCGCTGGCGCGCAAGATGGGCCTGTCGGATCTGGTGACGAACACGCTGGCGGTGATGGCGCAGAAGCGGCGTCTGTTCACCCTGCCGCGCGTGATCCAGGCCCTGCGCGACCTGATCGCCGAGGATCGGGGCGAAGTGACGGCCGAGGTCACCTCGGCCACCGCCCTGACCCCGGATCAGGCCGCGAAACTGTCGGAAACGCTGAA includes:
- a CDS encoding F0F1 ATP synthase subunit delta; this encodes MSEPASISSGIATRYATAVFELAKDAAAIPSLESDLDALDAALEGSADLRDFIASPLRTRAEQEAGITALARKMGLSDLVTNTLAVMAQKRRLFTLPRVIQALRDLIAEDRGEVTAEVTSATALTPDQAAKLSETLKAKAGREVKLKTAVDEALIGGLVVKLGSTMIDTSVRSKLAALQNTMKEVG
- the gloB gene encoding hydroxyacylglutathione hydrolase → MPLELMTIPCLKDNYAFLVHNTDTRETIAVDVPEANPILVVLASREWPLTHILLTHHHGDHIDGVAKLRAATGAKVVGAKADVARLPELDIEVTEGDVLDLLGTPVRVIDVPGHTVGHIAFHLPEPELAFTGDSLMAGGCGRLFEGTPEQMWDSLTKLSALPPETRICSGHEYTLSNLRFALTLEPENEMLISRIAAVEAARDDNTPTVPSTLSEELATNPFLRANLPVVKAALGMVDDDDAAVFAEVRRRKDSF